The genomic interval CTGGAGCCAGGTATTATTGCTACCAGTTCAGCCTGCAATCGTGAGGGGGAGTCTACAATATCATTTTCGCCGGCAATTATCAGTGTTGGTATATAAATAGATGATAATCCGGCAGACACATCCTCCGTCAATGCTGCGGCAGGCCATCCCAGCCGGGATGCTGTATTGTGCCGTTGCATATCCTCCACTATGGTTTGTCTGACAGTTGGTGTTAAATCCGGGGCGTTAAATACGTGATCGATTGTCTGATTGATATTATCCAGGCTGGTATATGCATTTTCCATGCCCAGTACCATTTCCGCTGGCAGGATAGTGGAAACGGCGGGAGATGGAGCGACCAGGATTAATTTTTTTAGTCCGGCAGGCTTTTTTGCCGCAATTGCCTGGGCAATCTTTCCACCCATTGAATGACCTACTAAAATGTAATTGTTCAGTTGCAGCTGACTAATGAGACCTGATACGTCATCTGCCAAAGACTGGATATCATATCCGGTTTGTGGTTTGTCTGATTCGCCCCATCCGCGCAGATCCATTCGAATACAGCGATAATCTTTCTTTAATAGATCAGAGACTTGTTTCCAGGTCCTTGAAGATCCACCCCAAAAATGAAGGAATATTAAAGCGGGATGGTTGTTCCCTTCACTTTCTACCAATAGCCGGACATCATTTACTTGATAATACATATGATCTTAGTTTTTACAGATCAAAGGTCAATTTAATGGCTAGGCAGAAAAAGGTGTAAA from Chitinophaga filiformis carries:
- a CDS encoding alpha/beta fold hydrolase; protein product: MYYQVNDVRLLVESEGNNHPALIFLHFWGGSSRTWKQVSDLLKKDYRCIRMDLRGWGESDKPQTGYDIQSLADDVSGLISQLQLNNYILVGHSMGGKIAQAIAAKKPAGLKKLILVAPSPAVSTILPAEMVLGMENAYTSLDNINQTIDHVFNAPDLTPTVRQTIVEDMQRHNTASRLGWPAAALTEDVSAGLSSIYIPTLIIAGENDIVDSPSRLQAELVAIIPGSRMVVIPRVGHLIMVQQPEKVAELIHDFCRSEQAAMPFSGHVA